Proteins from a genomic interval of Rosa chinensis cultivar Old Blush chromosome 2, RchiOBHm-V2, whole genome shotgun sequence:
- the LOC112189429 gene encoding probable mannitol dehydrogenase isoform X2: protein MSEAIISSAEELQAVNAYGWAARDTSGILSPFHFTRRTTGRNDISMKILYCGICHSDLHLAKDEVAMTIYPLVPGHEIVGEVTEVGSNVTKFKVGDIAGVGCMVGSCGSCGNCTRDLENYCPKMVWTYNKHYHDGSITFGGYSDKFVVEEHFAVRIPDNLPLEGVAPMLCAGITVYSPMRHFGLLEHGKHLGVVGLGGLGHMAVKFAKAIGVKVTVISTSPNKKKEAMEQLGVDHFLISRNQEEMQAAMGTLDGIIDTVSAPHSLTPLVDLLTTDGNLIVVGAPLQPPELPVFPLILGRKSIAGSAIGGMKETQEMIDFAAKHNITADVEVIPMDYVNTAFERVAKKH from the exons ATGTCTGAAGCAATTATATCATCTGCAGAAGAACTGCAGGCAGTGAATGCCTACGGATGGGCTGCTAGAGATACCTCGGGAATACTCTCTCCCTTCCACTTCACCAGGAG GACTACTGGTAGGAATGATATCAGCATGAAGATACTTTACTGTGGCATTTGCCACTCAGACCTTCACCTTGCTAAGGACGAAGTTGCAATGACCATCTATCCCCTTGTCCCAGG ACATGAGATTGTCGGGGAAGTGACCGAAGTCGGGAGCAACGTCACGAAATTTAAAGTTGGAGACATAGCCGGAGTGGGGTGCATGGTGGGTTCATGTGGTTCGTGCGGTAACTGCACACGAGATTTGGAAAATTACTGTCCCAAAATGGTATGGACCTACAACAAACACTACCATGACGGATCGATAACTTTCGGTGGATACTCCGACAAATTTGTAGTCGAGGAGCATTTCGCAGTACGAATCCCAGATAACTTGCCATTGGAGGGTGTTGCACCTATGCTTTGTGCTGGCATTACGGTGTACAGCCCTATGAGACACTTTGGACTACTTGAGCATGGTAAGCACTTGGGTGTGGTAGGGCTTGGGGGCCTCGGTCATATGGCAGTGAAGTTTGCCAAGGCTATCGGAGTAAAAGTGACTGTGATCAGTACCTCTCCAAACAAGAAGAAGGAAGCAATGGAACAACTTGGTGTAGACCATTTTCTGATCAGTCGCAACCAAGAGGAAATGCAG GCTGCCATGGGTACGTTGGACGGTATCATCGATACAGTTTCAGCTCCTCATTCTCTCACGCCATTGGTTGACTTATTAACGACGGATGGAAATCTAATCGTGGTGGGTGCTCCGCTCCAACCACCTGAGCTACCGGTGTTTCCTTTGATACTTG GGAGAAAGTCTATTGCCGGGAGTGCAATTGGGGGAATGAAAGAGACTCAAGAGATGATAGATTTTGCAGCAAAGCATAATATCACAGCTGATGTTGAAGTCATTCCTATGGATTATGTGAACACTGCTTTTGAACGAGTTGCCAAG AAACACTAA
- the LOC112189429 gene encoding probable mannitol dehydrogenase isoform X1, which translates to MSEAIISSAEELQAVNAYGWAARDTSGILSPFHFTRRTTGRNDISMKILYCGICHSDLHLAKDEVAMTIYPLVPGHEIVGEVTEVGSNVTKFKVGDIAGVGCMVGSCGSCGNCTRDLENYCPKMVWTYNKHYHDGSITFGGYSDKFVVEEHFAVRIPDNLPLEGVAPMLCAGITVYSPMRHFGLLEHGKHLGVVGLGGLGHMAVKFAKAIGVKVTVISTSPNKKKEAMEQLGVDHFLISRNQEEMQAAMGTLDGIIDTVSAPHSLTPLVDLLTTDGNLIVVGAPLQPPELPVFPLILGRKSIAGSAIGGMKETQEMIDFAAKHNITADVEVIPMDYVNTAFERVAKLDVKYRFVIDVANTLNSPY; encoded by the exons ATGTCTGAAGCAATTATATCATCTGCAGAAGAACTGCAGGCAGTGAATGCCTACGGATGGGCTGCTAGAGATACCTCGGGAATACTCTCTCCCTTCCACTTCACCAGGAG GACTACTGGTAGGAATGATATCAGCATGAAGATACTTTACTGTGGCATTTGCCACTCAGACCTTCACCTTGCTAAGGACGAAGTTGCAATGACCATCTATCCCCTTGTCCCAGG ACATGAGATTGTCGGGGAAGTGACCGAAGTCGGGAGCAACGTCACGAAATTTAAAGTTGGAGACATAGCCGGAGTGGGGTGCATGGTGGGTTCATGTGGTTCGTGCGGTAACTGCACACGAGATTTGGAAAATTACTGTCCCAAAATGGTATGGACCTACAACAAACACTACCATGACGGATCGATAACTTTCGGTGGATACTCCGACAAATTTGTAGTCGAGGAGCATTTCGCAGTACGAATCCCAGATAACTTGCCATTGGAGGGTGTTGCACCTATGCTTTGTGCTGGCATTACGGTGTACAGCCCTATGAGACACTTTGGACTACTTGAGCATGGTAAGCACTTGGGTGTGGTAGGGCTTGGGGGCCTCGGTCATATGGCAGTGAAGTTTGCCAAGGCTATCGGAGTAAAAGTGACTGTGATCAGTACCTCTCCAAACAAGAAGAAGGAAGCAATGGAACAACTTGGTGTAGACCATTTTCTGATCAGTCGCAACCAAGAGGAAATGCAG GCTGCCATGGGTACGTTGGACGGTATCATCGATACAGTTTCAGCTCCTCATTCTCTCACGCCATTGGTTGACTTATTAACGACGGATGGAAATCTAATCGTGGTGGGTGCTCCGCTCCAACCACCTGAGCTACCGGTGTTTCCTTTGATACTTG GGAGAAAGTCTATTGCCGGGAGTGCAATTGGGGGAATGAAAGAGACTCAAGAGATGATAGATTTTGCAGCAAAGCATAATATCACAGCTGATGTTGAAGTCATTCCTATGGATTATGTGAACACTGCTTTTGAACGAGTTGCCAAGTTAGATGTTAAGTACCGATTTGTCATTGACGTCGCAAACACCCTGAATTCTCCATATTGA
- the LOC112188941 gene encoding GDSL esterase/lipase At2g23540 isoform X2: MDFQPSGGNPTGRFTNGRTIGDIIGEELGQPNYAVPFLAPNATGKAILYGVNYASGGAGIMNATGRIFVNRVGMDIQIDYFNETRKQIDKLLGPSKAKEYISKRSIFSITVGANDFLNNYLLPVLSIGARISETPDAFIDDLITHFRAQLTRLYQLGARKFVIGNVGPIGCIPYQKTINQLDQNQCVELPNKLALQYNGRLKDLVAELNDNLPGSTFVYANVYDLVSDLITNYEKYGFSTASRACCGNGGQYAGIVPCGPTSSLCTDRSKHVFWDPYHPSEAANIILAKKLLDGDTRVISPMNLRQLRDH; the protein is encoded by the exons ATGGATTTCCAGCCATCTGGAGGAAATCCCACCGGGCGGTTCACCAATGGTAGAACCATTGGTGATATAATTG GTGAAGAATTGGGACAACCAAACTATGCAGTTCCATTTTTAGCTCCTAACGCTACAGGGAAAGCAATATTGTATGGGGTGAATTATGCTTCAGGAGGAGCAGGGATCATGAATGCAACAGGAAGAATATTT GTAAATAGGGTGGGGATGGATATCCAAATCGATTATTTCAACGAGACAAGGAAGCAGATTGATAAGCTATTGGGTCCATCAAAGGCAAAAGAGTACATTTCGAAAAGGTCTATTTTCTCGATCACAGTTGGAGCAAATGACTTTCTGAACAATTACCTACTACCAGTCCTATCCATTGGAGCAAGAATTTCTGAGACCCCAGATGCATTCATTGATGATTTGATCACTCACTTCAGGGCTCAACTTACT AGACTTTATCAATTGGGTGCTCGGAAATTTGTGATAGGAAATGTTGGACCAATAGGTTGCATACCTTACCAGAAGACTATCAATCAGCTTGACCAAAACCAATGTGTGGAGTTGCCTAATAAGCTTGCGCTGCAGTACAATGGCAGATTGAAGGACTTGGTTGCTGAGCTGAATGATAACCTCCCTGGATCAACATTTGTTTATGCAAATGTGTATGATCTAGTGTCGGACCTCATTACCAACTACGAAAAATATG GATTTTCAACAGCAAGTAGAGCTTGTTGTGGAAATGGTGGCCAATATGCAGGAATAGTTCCATGTGGTCCAACATCAAGTCTGTGTACCGATCGGTCCAAGCATGTATTCTGGGATCCCTACCATCCAAGTGAAGCTGCCAACATTATACTCGCCAAAAAATTGCTTGATGGAGACACAAGAGTTATTTCTCCAATGAATCTCAGGCAACTTCGAGACCATTAA
- the LOC112188941 gene encoding GDSL esterase/lipase At2g23540 isoform X1 has product MMILTMAIIRSYITLAFVGLILLPINNLNFLAYAAESEGLGASFIFGDSLVDCGNNNYLSTLSKANIRPNGMDFQPSGGNPTGRFTNGRTIGDIIGEELGQPNYAVPFLAPNATGKAILYGVNYASGGAGIMNATGRIFVNRVGMDIQIDYFNETRKQIDKLLGPSKAKEYISKRSIFSITVGANDFLNNYLLPVLSIGARISETPDAFIDDLITHFRAQLTRLYQLGARKFVIGNVGPIGCIPYQKTINQLDQNQCVELPNKLALQYNGRLKDLVAELNDNLPGSTFVYANVYDLVSDLITNYEKYGFSTASRACCGNGGQYAGIVPCGPTSSLCTDRSKHVFWDPYHPSEAANIILAKKLLDGDTRVISPMNLRQLRDH; this is encoded by the exons ATGATGATCTTAACCATGGCCATAATAAGATCTTATATTACTCTGGCCTTTGTAGGCTTGATTCTTTTGCCCATCAACAACCTGAACTTTTTGGCATATGCTGCTGAGAGTGAAGGGCTGGGAGCTTCTTTTATCTTTGGTGATTCCCTGGTTGATTGCGGAAACAATAACTACTTGTCGACATTGTCCAAGGCAAATATTCGTCCTAATGGGATGGATTTCCAGCCATCTGGAGGAAATCCCACCGGGCGGTTCACCAATGGTAGAACCATTGGTGATATAATTG GTGAAGAATTGGGACAACCAAACTATGCAGTTCCATTTTTAGCTCCTAACGCTACAGGGAAAGCAATATTGTATGGGGTGAATTATGCTTCAGGAGGAGCAGGGATCATGAATGCAACAGGAAGAATATTT GTAAATAGGGTGGGGATGGATATCCAAATCGATTATTTCAACGAGACAAGGAAGCAGATTGATAAGCTATTGGGTCCATCAAAGGCAAAAGAGTACATTTCGAAAAGGTCTATTTTCTCGATCACAGTTGGAGCAAATGACTTTCTGAACAATTACCTACTACCAGTCCTATCCATTGGAGCAAGAATTTCTGAGACCCCAGATGCATTCATTGATGATTTGATCACTCACTTCAGGGCTCAACTTACT AGACTTTATCAATTGGGTGCTCGGAAATTTGTGATAGGAAATGTTGGACCAATAGGTTGCATACCTTACCAGAAGACTATCAATCAGCTTGACCAAAACCAATGTGTGGAGTTGCCTAATAAGCTTGCGCTGCAGTACAATGGCAGATTGAAGGACTTGGTTGCTGAGCTGAATGATAACCTCCCTGGATCAACATTTGTTTATGCAAATGTGTATGATCTAGTGTCGGACCTCATTACCAACTACGAAAAATATG GATTTTCAACAGCAAGTAGAGCTTGTTGTGGAAATGGTGGCCAATATGCAGGAATAGTTCCATGTGGTCCAACATCAAGTCTGTGTACCGATCGGTCCAAGCATGTATTCTGGGATCCCTACCATCCAAGTGAAGCTGCCAACATTATACTCGCCAAAAAATTGCTTGATGGAGACACAAGAGTTATTTCTCCAATGAATCTCAGGCAACTTCGAGACCATTAA
- the LOC112189428 gene encoding uncharacterized protein LOC112189428 — protein MMMNKTQTQNKSQYELSRDERIKANLERMQKLGLADISLELKSQFQAKRATKSFSNRTTPSSVASPIRRPGPIRRSSRLQNSTPVSYTEAPLGKKDEGKEMGSIMLEEGARPEIYTEEHEKLLGHTEKSWTLFGDGYGKDGKRLYDPVRGKTCHQCRQKTLGYRTQCRQCNRLHGQFCGDCLYMRYGEHVLEAIENPKWICPVCRGICNCSFCRTAKGWPPTGLLYRKIVQLGFKSVAHYLIQTRRAETSLVQNPETPEQVSGRRLLPFPDTDEENLKADHNDLGPLTSLGEQKGDNEFKCEKEDEKQNNADLDINNQASAKRTLSFPDIDHMVGDHLGLPKLQSESSTGDHKEEEESKVDCVDLKLGDSTNGLETASKPKKKWARDNEPSADSIGGRLRRRCQKEAEHDDDSSDAKDKIPDGKQDANKILSETEVKKEICVLFTDSKDGGDSSTVLKGSSKLKKRIRVAEPSADSVAGRLRQRRKGN, from the exons ATGATGATGAACAAGACTCAGACCCAGAACAAGTCTCAGTATGAGCTTTCCAGAGATGAAAGAATCAAAGCAAACCTTGAACGAATGCAGAAGCTCGGCCTTGCTGACATCTCGCTTGAGCTCAAGTCTCAGTTTCAGGCCAAGCGCGCCACAAAGAGCTTCTCAAACCGTACGACGCCGTCTTCTGTAGCCTCTCCTATTCGGAGGCCCGGACCCATTCGCCGATCTTCTAG ATTGCAGAATTCAACTCCAGTAAGCTACACAGAGGCGCCTCTGGGGAAGAAGGATGAGGGTAAGGAAATGGGTAGTATTATGCTGGAGGAGGGTGCAAGACCGGAGATTTACACAGAAGAGCATGAAAAGCTGTTGGGTCACACTGAAAAGAGCTGGACTCTTTTTGGGGATGGTTATGGGAAAGATGGAAAGCGACTTTATGACCCAGTTAGAGGAAAGACTTGTCATCAGTGCAG ACAGAAAACTCTGGGATATCGTACTCAATGCCGCCAATGCAACAGGCTCCATGGACAGTTCTGTGGAGACTGTTTGTACATGAG ATATGGGGAGCATGTACTTGAAGCTATTGAGAATCCAAAGTGGATTTGCCCTGTCTGTCGTGGAATTTGCAACTGTAGTTTTTGTCGGACAGCAAAAGGATGGCCTCCAACTGGCCTTCTCTACAGGAAG ATAGTACAACTAGGATTCAAATCAGTTGCACACTATCTCATTCAAACCCGACGTGCAGAGACAAGTTTAGTGCAAAATCCAGAAACTCCCGAGCAAGTTTCTGGAAGAAGGTTACTGCCCTTCCCAGATACGGATGAAGAAAATCTCAAGGCTGATCATAATGACCTTGGACCGTTAACATCTCTAGGTGAACAGAAAGGAGACAATGAGTTTAAGTGTGAAAAAGAGGATGAAAAGCAGAATAATGCAGATCTAGACATCAATAACCAAGCTTCTGCAAAGAGGACATTGTCCTTTCCAGATATTGACCACATGGTTGGTGACCACCTTGGATTGCCAAAGCTTCAATCTGAGAGCAGCACTGGTGATcataaagaagaggaagagagtaAAGTGGATTGTGTGGATTTGAAACTTGGTGATAGTACTAATGGATTAGAAACTGCCTCAAAGCCCAAAAAGAAGTGGGCTCGGGATAATGAACCAAGTGCTGATAGTATTGGTGGAAGATTAAGGCGGAGATGTCAGAAAGAAGCTGAGCATGATGATGATTCTTCAGATGCAAAAGACAAAATCCCAGATGGTAAGCAGGATGCTAACAAAATCTTGTCGGAGACGGAAGTCAAAAAAGAAATCTGTGTGCTGTTTACTGATAGTAAAGATGGTGGCGATAGCAGTACCGTATTGAAAGGAAGTTCAAAGCTCAAGAAGCGCATTCGTGTGGCTGAACCAAGTGCAGACAGTGTTGCTGGAAGACTGAGGCAGAGGCGTAAGGGCAATTAG